A window of Caloramator mitchellensis contains these coding sequences:
- a CDS encoding ABC transporter ATP-binding protein — MAKVLLKNVYKVYPGNVTAVKDVNLDIEDKEFVVLVGPSGCGKSTTLRMIAGLEEISSGELYIGDKLMNDVAPKDRDIAMVFQNYALYPHMSVYENMAFGLKLRKVPKDVIDKKVREAAKILDIEHLLDRKPKALSGGQRQRVALGRAIVREPKVFLMDEPLSNLDAKLRVQMRTEISKLHKRLNTTFIYVTHDQTEAMTMGTKIVVMKDGVIQQIAAPQDIYENPANLFVAGFIGSPQMNFIDARIEKEGDTLFVVFGKVKLPIPESKRNVIIEKGYVGKEVIFGIRPENIDDSTDFVSAHSESIIEAKVDVMEHMGSETYLYLVCEGKNITARVEPTTKAKVDELLKIALDMNKMHLFDKETELAIC; from the coding sequence ATGGCAAAAGTATTATTAAAGAATGTTTATAAGGTTTACCCAGGAAATGTTACTGCGGTTAAGGATGTAAATCTAGACATTGAGGACAAGGAGTTCGTCGTTCTCGTTGGACCATCAGGATGTGGTAAGTCTACGACTCTTAGAATGATTGCAGGACTTGAGGAAATTTCATCTGGTGAACTTTACATTGGAGATAAGCTGATGAACGATGTGGCACCAAAGGATAGGGATATTGCTATGGTATTCCAAAATTATGCTCTTTATCCACATATGTCGGTATATGAAAACATGGCGTTTGGTCTTAAATTAAGAAAGGTTCCAAAGGATGTTATAGATAAAAAGGTTAGAGAAGCTGCAAAGATACTTGATATTGAACATCTTCTTGACAGAAAACCAAAGGCACTATCTGGTGGTCAAAGACAAAGAGTTGCTCTCGGAAGAGCTATCGTTAGAGAGCCAAAGGTATTTTTAATGGATGAACCTCTATCAAACCTTGATGCAAAACTTAGAGTTCAGATGAGAACAGAGATATCAAAACTTCATAAGAGATTAAATACAACTTTTATATATGTTACACATGACCAAACAGAAGCTATGACAATGGGAACTAAAATAGTAGTTATGAAGGATGGAGTTATACAACAAATTGCTGCACCACAGGATATTTATGAAAATCCAGCAAATCTATTCGTTGCAGGATTTATTGGCAGTCCACAGATGAACTTTATAGATGCAAGAATTGAAAAGGAGGGCGACACCCTGTTTGTTGTATTTGGGAAGGTAAAACTTCCAATTCCAGAGAGCAAGAGAAATGTTATAATAGAAAAGGGATATGTAGGAAAGGAAGTAATATTTGGTATTAGACCAGAAAATATAGATGATAGCACAGATTTTGTAAGTGCTCATAGTGAAAGCATTATTGAAGCTAAAGTTGATGTAATGGAACACATGGGTTCAGAAACATATCTATATCTTGTTTGTGAAGGCAAGAACATAACAGCAAGAGTTGAGCCAACTACTAAGGCTAAGGTTGATGAATTGTTGAAGATTGCTCTTGATATGAATAAGATGCATTTATTTGATAAGGAAACAGAACTTGCTATATGCTAA